The segment GCAACTTCAAATCCCGATGCAAGAACATGGCCTATAGTTGGAACAGGTGTGAAACAAAGTTTCTGTCTTATCAATCTTGGTCATTGTTCAACTAATCCCGGACAATGTGTCGACAACAACGGTAATCCAATGACAACTTTTCCAAACAACAACTTCGGATTTCACACCGGTTGTGGTTTAACTCAGGGAATTTATCCGGGTAATTATGATGTTTACAGTATTTCATTGAATGATCCGATTCCTCTTAATAATATTTGTAACGGAACATATTATGTAGTCTCAATTACAGATCCTGAAAATAATTTCCTTGAAAGTGACGAGAATAATAACTGGGTTGCTGTACCAATTACTTTAACTCAGCAAAACTCTGCACCTACAATTACTGCTGCAGGACCAACTCTTATCTGTGCCGGCGGAAGTGTGACCTTGAATTCAAGTGTTGCAAGTAATTATTTATGGTCGACCGGTGAGACAACTCAATCAATTACAGTTTCTGCACCGGGTAGCTATACTGTTTCTACAAATTGCGGATCATCTGTTTCTACATCTACACCTGTCGTTGTTTCTACAATTCCAATTACTGCAAGTGCAACAGCAACTGAACCTTCTTGCAATGGCAACACTGTTCAATTGAATGCTACAGGAACTTCGGGTGGAACGCAAAATGTTTCAACTACATTTTCTACAAACGTTCCGGTTGTTATTCCTGATAATAATTCAACCGGTGTTACTTCACCAATCGTTGTATCGGGAATTAGTCCTGCTACATTAACAACTACTTCTGTTGTTTCAGTAAGAATTAATCTTACTCACACTTATGATGGCGATCTTGCAATATCACTTGTTGCACCGAGCGGAAATACAATTCTGTTAAGTAATCGTCGTGGTAGTGGTGGCGATAATTTCATCAACACCGTTTTTTCAATGCCGGCTACTACACTGATCAGTACAGGAACCGCGCCTTTTACAGGGACATACAGGCCTGATGGAAACTTCAATGCTTTGACAGGAAATGCAAACGGTACTTGGTTACTGAAAGTGCAGGATCTTGCAAACGTTGACACCGGAAGAATTCAAAATTGGACACTCAACATCAACAATGCAATTCCGGAAACAATAAGTTATTCATGGACTTCAACTCCGAGTGGATTTACTTCTTCAGTTCAGAATCCAACTGATGTTCCTGTTGCAAACACAACTTACACAGTTGTTGCTACCAGCAGCGCTACCGGATGTTCTGCTACAAATTCTGTCAGCGTTGCAGTTCCTGACACTCTTTCGATAAATTCATTTGCGCCAGTAAGTGGTGTTGCAGGAACACTTGTTACAATTATTGGAACAGGTTTTACCAATGCAAGTGCAGTAACTTTTGCAGGAAACAATGCTGCTTCATTTACTGTTATAAGTGCAACAGAAATTCAAGCGGTTGTTCCAAATGTTAGCCCGGTTATTGGAGCAATATGTGTCACAAACGACAAAGGATGCATAGTTTGTTCTGCTTCAACATTTGCAATCACAACAGGAATAACACTGAATGTAAAATTATATATAGAAGGATTTTATATTTCTGCAGGACAAATGAAAGCAGTTGCAGATCCTATAGCGAATCCGTCGATCTGTGATACCATTGTTGTAAAATTACATCAGTCTGTTTCTCCTTATTCTGAAGTTCAAAGTTTCAAGAGCACTATCAACACAATTGGTGAAGGAAGTTTTGTTTTCCCTTCTGAATTGTTGAATGGAAGTTTCTACATTAGTGTTCATCACAGAAATGCATTGGAAACATGGAGTTCATCACCTGTTACTTTCACAGGAGCTGTAACAACATATATCTTCAGTGATGCAATCACAAAAGCACTTGGAAGCAATATGCGGAATCTTGGTGATGGCCGGTTTGCATTGTTCTCCGGTGATGTTGATCAAAGTGGTACGATCGAAGTTATCGACATGAATAGCATTCAGAATGCAGCACAGATCAATGCATCCGGTTATATTCCGGAAGATCTGAATGGAGATGGAATCGTAGAATCTTCTGATTACAGTTTGTTTGAAAATAACATGAATGTTTTCAGAGTGCATCCGTAAGAGGGTGTGAATTGGTTTTCGTCTTTCGTTTATCGTCTTTCGTGTTTAAGAATTACTTTAGACGAAAAACGAGAAACGATAGATGAAAAACGAAATTTCACTCCATCCATTAGAAATTCGTATCTTCGCACAGAATAAAAATACGAATGGAAGATTTAGGATTTGAAGCATTTAATTTCAGTGATGATTTATTAGATGGTCTATATACAATGGGGTATGAAAAACCCACACCAATACAAAACAGTGTTATTCCCGAAATTTTAGCTAAGCGCGATGTTTTAGCATGCGCTCAGACAGGAACAGGCAAAACTGCTGCATATCTATTACCCACTTTACAGCAAATTTCTGACAGCAAAACTCCACATACTGCAGCTTTGATTCTTGCCCCGACACGTGAACTTGCAGTCCAGATCGATCAGGCATTTCAGGGCTTTGCATATTTTACTCATGCAAATTCAATCGCAGTATACGGTGGAAATGATGGCTTTTCTTTTGACAGAGAAAAAAAAGCATTGATGGAAGGAACTTCAGTAATAATTGCTACTCCGGGCAGATTGCTAAGTCATCTGAAACTTGGTTATGTAAAAATGGATCAGCTGGAAACATTGATCCTGGATGAAGCGGATAAAATGCTTGACATGGGTTTTTACGAAGACATCATGACGATCAATAAATTTTTACCGGAGAAAAAACAGATCCTTTTATTCAGTGCAACGATGCCTGTGA is part of the Bacteroidota bacterium genome and harbors:
- a CDS encoding proprotein convertase P-domain-containing protein, giving the protein MLKKLLLAFILCLTTWNSNAQTFSWTGNEPIMDNQTDTIPIIVSGLPTVIDTTFGLAHVCMDITHTYKNDLVMKLMSPDGVIITLISGVGGSANNFLGTCVGMDGTAFSNGQAPYTGIYLPTGNTSLFNNGQNPNGTWKFIVSDQATTDTGSIHTASIVFVQNPPNPGQTTVGSGPQGTYTCATCVCPGGASACDLLPDMTASAKEITVNHTEAPGFLYIANATPNIGYGPIDIFGVDSCYCGTTLVPCGTVCPNGDDIKHLVKQRIYQKVPGTDTLTYYDREAGKMTYHAAHGHLHVDHWSNYTLRTATSNPDARTWPIVGTGVKQSFCLINLGHCSTNPGQCVDNNGNPMTTFPNNNFGFHTGCGLTQGIYPGNYDVYSISLNDPIPLNNICNGTYYVVSITDPENNFLESDENNNWVAVPITLTQQNSAPTITAAGPTLICAGGSVTLNSSVASNYLWSTGETTQSITVSAPGSYTVSTNCGSSVSTSTPVVVSTIPITASATATEPSCNGNTVQLNATGTSGGTQNVSTTFSTNVPVVIPDNNSTGVTSPIVVSGISPATLTTTSVVSVRINLTHTYDGDLAISLVAPSGNTILLSNRRGSGGDNFINTVFSMPATTLISTGTAPFTGTYRPDGNFNALTGNANGTWLLKVQDLANVDTGRIQNWTLNINNAIPETISYSWTSTPSGFTSSVQNPTDVPVANTTYTVVATSSATGCSATNSVSVAVPDTLSINSFAPVSGVAGTLVTIIGTGFTNASAVTFAGNNAASFTVISATEIQAVVPNVSPVIGAICVTNDKGCIVCSASTFAITTGITLNVKLYIEGFYISAGQMKAVADPIANPSICDTIVVKLHQSVSPYSEVQSFKSTINTIGEGSFVFPSELLNGSFYISVHHRNALETWSSSPVTFTGAVTTYIFSDAITKALGSNMRNLGDGRFALFSGDVDQSGTIEVIDMNSIQNAAQINASGYIPEDLNGDGIVESSDYSLFENNMNVFRVHP